One Campylobacteraceae bacterium DNA window includes the following coding sequences:
- a CDS encoding type II toxin-antitoxin system PemK/MazF family toxin gives MKEFDKWNEIKKVCDENNRKIGIKPREIFWAKIGLNIGSEEYGKDKNFARPVIIINKLTNDLFIGVPLTSTIKSNDYFHSFKYKNKQNGEVLNSAMILQIKVFSIKRLMNKIGMINKDDFAEIVVKLKNIISPT, from the coding sequence ATGAAAGAATTTGATAAATGGAATGAAATTAAAAAAGTTTGCGATGAGAATAATAGAAAAATAGGTATTAAACCTCGTGAAATATTTTGGGCAAAAATAGGATTAAATATTGGAAGTGAAGAGTATGGAAAAGATAAGAATTTTGCAAGACCTGTAATTATTATAAACAAATTAACAAACGATTTATTTATAGGAGTCCCTCTTACTAGTACAATTAAAAGCAATGATTATTTTCATAGTTTTAAATATAAAAACAAACAAAATGGAGAGGTTTTAAATTCTGCAATGATTTTACAAATAAAAGTATTTAGCATAAAAAGACTGATGAATAAAATAGGAATGATAAATAAAGATGATTTTGCTGAAATAGTAGTTAAACTAAAAAATATTATTAGCCCCACTTAA
- the radC gene encoding DNA repair protein RadC has product MKKIIELENIDKPREKLLKKGAKALKEYELFAVIFASGTKDKDVLVLSKEVTKLINNDLENLNYENLIKIKGLGKAKIATLLSSYELFSRYLTHHEAKITKASDVYIELQEYKNKQQEYFILITLNGANEIIKKRVISIGILNQSLVHPREVFSPALEDRANSIIIAHNHPSGVLKASTQDINITSRLKECGILLGIELLDHIIITKNGFLSFKDEELL; this is encoded by the coding sequence ATGAAAAAGATTATTGAACTTGAAAATATTGATAAACCCAGAGAAAAACTTCTTAAAAAAGGGGCAAAAGCTTTAAAAGAATATGAACTCTTTGCTGTTATTTTTGCCAGTGGAACAAAAGACAAAGATGTTTTAGTATTGTCTAAAGAAGTAACAAAACTTATCAATAATGACTTAGAGAATTTAAACTATGAAAACTTGATTAAAATCAAAGGCTTAGGAAAAGCTAAAATAGCTACTTTATTATCCTCTTACGAGCTTTTTTCTAGATATTTAACTCATCACGAAGCTAAAATCACAAAAGCCAGTGATGTTTATATAGAACTGCAAGAATACAAAAACAAACAACAAGAATATTTTATTTTAATCACACTAAATGGTGCGAATGAGATAATAAAAAAAAGAGTCATAAGTATAGGTATATTAAATCAATCCTTGGTTCATCCAAGAGAAGTATTTAGCCCAGCACTAGAAGACAGGGCCAATAGCATAATAATAGCTCATAATCATCCAAGTGGAGTGTTAAAAGCAAGTACTCAAGACATAAATATAACTTCAAGGCTCAAAGAATGTGGAATACTCTTAGGTATTGAACTATTAGATCATATTATTATTACAAAGAATGGATTTTTATCGTTTAAAGATGAGGAACTGTTATGA
- a CDS encoding antibiotic biosynthesis monooxygenase, producing MIITRQIIFLAKRDCIEELKALLKATVKPSKEEDGCLMYDVFQTKNNPVEFIQIDSWENKEALDKHYESEHYSFFINNFKQYNAHVEPFELEVL from the coding sequence ATGATAATTACAAGACAAATTATATTTTTGGCAAAAAGAGACTGTATAGAAGAGCTAAAAGCATTACTTAAAGCAACAGTAAAACCTTCAAAAGAAGAAGATGGATGTTTAATGTATGATGTTTTTCAAACAAAAAACAATCCTGTTGAATTTATTCAAATTGATTCATGGGAAAATAAAGAAGCATTAGATAAACACTACGAGTCTGAGCACTATTCTTTTTTTATAAATAATTTCAAACAATACAACGCTCATGTTGAACCTTTTGAATTAGAAGTTTTATAA
- a CDS encoding SAM-dependent DNA methyltransferase: protein MITNELKSNVDKIWQTFRTGGISNPLTVIEQFTYLIFIRSLDTAQKKITQKKKLDDTVIDIFPSNKQHLRWDTLKDKTSEDMYKIFKDDVFDFIKNLSSNQSSFSHYMKDASFLIPTSKLLQKVVDLIHELNLEDKDIKGDLYEYLLSKLASAGTNGQFRTPRHIIKMMTTLMLKNANITSEYKIYDPACGTAGFLINSIEYIKESRAEVLDELNTKEFENLFYGNDFDISMARIASMNMMLHNIQAAHILNNDALSKFDINEEEKYDLILANPPFKGSLDFDEVAKPILDVAKTKKTELLFISLILKSLKIGGKCAVIIPDGVLFGSTKAHKELRAEIVSNQQLDAIISMPSGVFKPYAGVSTAIMLFTKTNGHKNDNVWFYDMTNDGFTLNDNRDPCEGSDIPDILNRYENLKNEKDNKRTSKSFLVPIKEIEENDFDLSINRYKEIVYETVEYEKPQDILKEIKVINKKISKGIDELGDLI from the coding sequence ATGATTACAAATGAACTAAAAAGTAATGTTGATAAAATATGGCAAACATTTAGAACTGGTGGGATTTCTAATCCTTTGACAGTTATTGAACAATTTACTTATCTTATATTTATAAGAAGCTTAGATACTGCCCAAAAGAAAATTACTCAAAAAAAGAAACTTGATGATACTGTTATTGATATCTTTCCTTCAAATAAACAGCACTTAAGATGGGATACTTTAAAAGATAAAACATCAGAAGATATGTATAAAATCTTTAAAGATGATGTATTTGATTTTATTAAAAACTTATCTTCAAATCAAAGTTCATTTTCTCATTATATGAAAGATGCAAGTTTTTTAATTCCTACATCAAAACTACTTCAAAAAGTTGTGGATTTAATTCATGAGCTTAATCTTGAAGATAAAGATATTAAGGGTGATTTATATGAGTACTTACTTTCAAAACTAGCAAGTGCTGGTACTAATGGACAGTTTAGAACTCCCCGTCATATTATTAAAATGATGACTACTTTAATGCTTAAAAATGCAAATATTACAAGTGAGTATAAAATATATGATCCTGCTTGTGGTACTGCTGGTTTTTTAATTAATTCTATTGAATATATTAAAGAAAGTAGAGCTGAAGTTTTAGATGAATTAAATACTAAAGAGTTTGAAAATCTTTTTTATGGAAATGATTTTGATATTTCAATGGCAAGAATTGCTTCAATGAATATGATGCTTCATAATATCCAAGCTGCTCATATTTTAAACAATGATGCACTATCAAAGTTTGATATAAATGAAGAAGAAAAATATGATTTAATCTTAGCAAATCCTCCTTTTAAAGGTTCATTAGATTTTGATGAAGTGGCAAAACCTATTTTAGATGTAGCAAAAACTAAAAAAACGGAACTATTATTTATATCATTGATTTTAAAATCTCTTAAAATTGGTGGAAAATGTGCTGTTATTATTCCTGATGGCGTGCTTTTTGGTTCAACAAAAGCACATAAAGAATTAAGAGCTGAAATAGTTTCAAATCAACAACTAGATGCAATTATATCTATGCCTTCTGGAGTATTTAAACCTTATGCAGGAGTTAGTACTGCAATTATGCTTTTTACTAAAACAAATGGTCATAAAAATGATAATGTTTGGTTTTATGATATGACAAATGATGGATTTACATTAAATGATAATAGAGATCCTTGTGAAGGTTCTGATATACCTGATATTTTAAATAGATATGAAAATCTAAAAAATGAAAAAGACAATAAAAGAACATCTAAAAGCTTTTTAGTTCCAATAAAAGAGATAGAAGAAAATGACTTTGATTTGAGTATTAATAGATACAAAGAAATAGTTTATGAAACAGTAGAATACGAAAAACCACAAGATATATTAAAAGAAATAAAAGTTATCAATAAGAAGATAAGTAAAGGTATAGATGAACTAGGTGACTTGATTTGA
- a CDS encoding YitT family protein encodes MNNNILKKELGNYAFIITGCIFLALGVVWFFVPNDLLTGGTAGLSLLLHYVSPYSIGTLMIAVNLPLLLIGYKYLGKMFAFRTIVTIVLISIFIDLFVEVLELEAVILDKSLASIFGGAFIGLGLALVIKGNSSAGGSTIIAKIVSSKSEIKPSTVILCIDFIIITSALFIFEDKTSILWSIISIYVTTKVIDFILTGSLNKKVVHLVTNKVDLFTKLIKEELGPEGTVISGQGFSNNEEKKIILLVVEVTKLQSLREMIIEHDKDAFMIISEANEMLGRGH; translated from the coding sequence ATGAATAATAATATATTAAAAAAAGAACTGGGAAACTATGCATTTATTATCACAGGATGTATCTTTTTAGCTTTAGGCGTAGTCTGGTTTTTTGTTCCGAATGATTTATTAACAGGAGGAACAGCTGGTTTATCTCTTTTATTACATTATGTAAGTCCGTATTCAATTGGTACATTAATGATTGCTGTTAATCTTCCTCTTTTACTTATAGGATATAAGTATTTAGGAAAAATGTTTGCTTTTAGAACTATTGTTACTATTGTTTTAATATCCATTTTTATTGATCTTTTTGTAGAAGTATTAGAACTTGAAGCAGTCATTTTAGACAAATCCCTTGCAAGTATTTTTGGAGGCGCTTTTATTGGTTTGGGGTTGGCTTTAGTCATTAAAGGAAACTCTTCTGCTGGGGGTTCTACTATTATTGCAAAAATTGTTTCTTCTAAGAGTGAGATCAAACCTTCTACGGTAATATTATGTATCGATTTTATTATTATTACTTCTGCTTTGTTTATATTTGAGGATAAAACAAGTATTTTATGGAGTATTATCAGTATTTATGTCACAACAAAAGTTATTGATTTTATTTTAACGGGAAGTCTTAATAAAAAAGTAGTACATCTGGTAACCAATAAAGTTGATTTGTTTACAAAACTAATTAAAGAAGAATTAGGGCCTGAAGGAACAGTAATTTCGGGTCAAGGTTTTTCAAATAATGAAGAAAAAAAGATTATTCTTCTTGTAGTAGAAGTAACAAAATTACAAAGCTTGAGAGAAATGATTATTGAACATGATAAAGATGCTTTTATGATTATTTCAGAAGCAAATGAAATGTTAGGACGAGGACATTAA
- a CDS encoding DEAD/DEAH box helicase family protein: MSNFSFLENEFAVLQAQSIKAESNVLDDPEISAIYSRKALENSIKFVYRVDEDLDEKIIFDPSENLNSYLKNTDFQDILPTYLLDELHYIRKVGNIATHDSSQSISNKESLYANKCLYKFQRWIVEVYSDYKISGDYEVLKRPQTLKEDKQDVIKQTNEDLKLLEKNEYLVKELKKLQDALDLKTPEEKQKKKQTLIKVKDIDEKTTRKNLIDLELKDVGFDVDNFKNKKELEYKLILEDGSFGYADYVLWNDDIPIAVIEAKRTSVNVTKGKHQAQVYANALKKKFGVEVLIFVTNGHVIEYKNELYPFRAIHSFFPKNEILRALNKLEAIKINKPSTFRINDDITDRYYQHRAITSVLKNYEAKQTRALLVMATGSGKTRVAASITDILLKASWVRKVLFLADRKELVKQARKNFDKFLSETSVNLVEEKDLQNRMHFGTYETVHNLIRKNKYNSGFFDLIIVDEAHRSIYKKYTAIFEYFDSLVLGLTATPTDEIHRNTYDFFQTDFEEPTDSYTLNQAIEDKYLVNFEAFEIDLGIVSRGIKYSELSSDEKEEFEDKFENEFDEDTKDDEKNIEAKEINKRILNKDTNEKVLEHLFEYGLHIQDGNKIGKTIIFAKNQIHAEYIKEIFDLKYPKISDTAQIIHSEIAHVDSLMDDFKNPSRNPYIAISVDMLDTGIDVPEILNLVFFKTIKSKTKFWQMIGRGTRLCPNVFGDGVDKNSFKIFDFCQNFTYFDVITEGLKTSANKSLKERLFLKRVKLLMSLDKSDLKNSIQEIVKQQILCINAKEYYVKKHKPLIQELQNNSFEYINDDLLNDISTISQYIEDPNDFEVQRFEMLILNTQENILNEKNNDKNIKDLKEKASILRTRDIKDVNEKKDFINTIIKDTFEFTNINEIEKIKTNISSLANLALKKKEKIVKTIFVDKVINVREIDSSSHIKNASIQTEAQKVIEEYLKKLHKLKDLEQSPLITQGDIDHLKAFIFNLQENIDNKINENYDFDNLIKGIINSSSKELANTILDNFISQNKYSTKQIEVMNKVKNIVFGKQYLNIKNSVQNINDLLGNDNHPISNIYDSLNENEQDEVISVIKLIEKIDDKDYISNNYEITKDNNLLVAEEKVEYS, encoded by the coding sequence ATGAGTAACTTTAGTTTTTTAGAAAATGAGTTCGCAGTTTTACAAGCACAAAGTATAAAAGCTGAATCTAATGTATTAGACGATCCTGAGATTTCAGCTATTTATTCACGAAAAGCTTTGGAGAACTCTATAAAATTTGTTTATAGAGTTGATGAAGATTTAGATGAAAAAATAATCTTTGACCCAAGTGAAAACCTAAACTCTTATTTAAAAAATACTGACTTTCAAGATATTCTTCCTACTTATTTATTAGATGAACTTCATTATATTAGAAAAGTAGGAAACATAGCTACTCATGATAGTTCACAAAGTATAAGTAACAAAGAGAGCTTATATGCTAATAAATGTTTATACAAGTTCCAACGATGGATTGTAGAGGTTTATAGTGATTATAAAATTTCAGGTGATTATGAAGTTCTAAAAAGACCACAAACTCTAAAAGAAGACAAACAAGACGTTATAAAACAAACTAACGAAGATTTAAAACTACTAGAAAAAAATGAATACTTAGTAAAAGAACTTAAAAAACTACAAGATGCCCTAGATTTAAAAACTCCAGAAGAAAAACAAAAGAAAAAACAAACTCTTATCAAAGTAAAAGACATAGATGAAAAAACTACAAGAAAAAACTTAATTGATTTAGAGTTAAAAGATGTTGGTTTTGATGTAGATAATTTTAAAAATAAAAAAGAATTAGAGTATAAACTTATACTTGAAGATGGCTCATTTGGATATGCTGATTATGTACTTTGGAATGATGATATTCCAATAGCAGTAATTGAAGCTAAAAGAACATCTGTAAATGTAACTAAAGGAAAACACCAAGCGCAAGTATATGCAAATGCTTTAAAAAAGAAGTTTGGAGTAGAAGTTCTAATATTTGTAACAAATGGTCATGTAATTGAGTATAAAAATGAACTCTACCCTTTTAGAGCCATTCATAGTTTTTTCCCAAAAAATGAAATATTAAGAGCTTTAAATAAATTAGAAGCTATTAAAATAAATAAACCCTCAACTTTTAGAATAAATGATGATATCACAGATAGGTATTACCAACACAGAGCAATTACATCAGTGCTGAAAAACTATGAAGCAAAACAAACAAGAGCATTGCTTGTAATGGCAACAGGTTCTGGAAAAACAAGAGTAGCTGCTAGTATTACGGATATTTTATTAAAAGCCTCATGGGTAAGAAAAGTTCTTTTTTTAGCAGATAGAAAAGAGTTAGTAAAACAAGCAAGAAAAAACTTTGATAAATTTCTAAGCGAGACATCTGTTAATCTAGTAGAAGAAAAAGATTTACAAAATCGTATGCATTTTGGAACATATGAAACGGTTCATAATTTAATACGAAAAAACAAATACAACAGTGGATTCTTTGATTTAATAATAGTAGATGAAGCACATAGAAGTATATATAAAAAATATACTGCAATATTTGAATATTTTGACTCACTTGTACTAGGACTTACTGCTACTCCTACAGATGAAATTCATAGAAACACATATGACTTTTTTCAAACAGATTTTGAAGAACCTACTGATTCATACACACTTAATCAAGCAATAGAAGATAAATATTTAGTTAATTTTGAAGCTTTTGAGATTGATTTAGGAATTGTATCAAGAGGTATTAAATATTCTGAATTAAGCTCTGATGAAAAAGAAGAGTTTGAAGATAAGTTTGAGAATGAATTTGATGAAGATACAAAAGATGATGAAAAAAATATAGAAGCAAAAGAGATAAATAAAAGAATATTAAATAAAGATACAAATGAAAAAGTATTAGAGCATTTATTTGAATATGGATTACATATTCAAGATGGTAATAAAATAGGAAAAACAATAATCTTTGCAAAGAACCAAATACATGCAGAATATATAAAAGAAATCTTTGATTTAAAATATCCTAAAATTAGTGATACCGCTCAAATAATACACAGTGAAATAGCACATGTAGATTCACTTATGGATGATTTTAAAAACCCTTCAAGAAATCCTTACATAGCAATTAGTGTAGATATGTTAGATACAGGAATTGATGTACCAGAAATACTTAACTTAGTTTTTTTCAAAACAATCAAATCAAAAACTAAATTTTGGCAAATGATTGGAAGAGGAACAAGACTATGTCCTAATGTATTTGGAGACGGTGTTGATAAGAACTCATTTAAAATCTTTGACTTTTGCCAGAACTTTACATACTTTGATGTAATAACCGAAGGATTAAAAACAAGTGCTAATAAATCTCTAAAAGAGCGACTATTTTTAAAAAGAGTTAAACTTCTAATGTCTTTAGATAAAAGTGATTTAAAGAATAGTATTCAAGAAATAGTAAAACAGCAAATTTTATGTATTAATGCAAAAGAATATTATGTAAAAAAACACAAGCCTTTAATTCAAGAATTACAAAACAACTCTTTTGAATATATAAATGATGATTTATTAAATGATATTAGTACTATTTCACAATATATTGAAGACCCTAATGATTTTGAAGTACAAAGATTTGAAATGCTTATTTTAAATACACAAGAAAATATTTTAAATGAAAAAAACAATGACAAAAACATAAAAGACTTAAAAGAAAAAGCAAGTATTTTAAGAACAAGAGATATTAAAGATGTAAATGAAAAAAAAGATTTTATAAACACAATAATAAAAGATACATTTGAGTTCACAAATATTAATGAAATTGAGAAAATAAAAACAAATATATCTTCTTTAGCAAATCTTGCTTTAAAGAAAAAAGAGAAAATAGTGAAAACAATCTTTGTTGATAAAGTAATAAATGTAAGAGAAATAGATTCAAGCTCTCATATAAAAAATGCTTCAATACAAACAGAAGCACAAAAAGTAATAGAAGAATATTTAAAGAAATTACATAAATTAAAAGACTTAGAACAATCTCCTTTAATAACCCAAGGTGACATTGATCATTTAAAAGCTTTTATTTTTAATCTTCAAGAAAATATTGATAATAAAATAAACGAAAATTATGATTTTGATAATCTTATAAAAGGTATTATAAACAGCTCTTCAAAAGAGTTAGCAAATACAATTTTAGATAATTTCATATCACAAAACAAATATAGTACAAAACAAATTGAAGTCATGAATAAAGTGAAAAACATAGTATTTGGAAAACAATATTTAAATATCAAAAATTCAGTACAAAATATAAATGACCTTTTAGGTAATGACAACCACCCTATTTCTAATATATACGATTCATTAAATGAAAATGAGCAAGATGAAGTAATAAGCGTAATTAAATTAATTGAAAAGATTGATGATAAAGATTATATTTCAAATAACTATGAAATCACAAAAGATAATAATCTGTTAGTAGCAGAAGAAAAAGTAGAATATAGCTAA
- a CDS encoding restriction endonuclease subunit S produces the protein MNKMVTIPDVLFFQEGPGVRKSQFTNKGVKLLNVGNINNNKINLSTTKKYISEEEAYQKYSHFLVDDGDLLIACSGIVINNFHNKISFITESDLPLCLNTSTMRFKSLDENKLHINFFYYFLMTTSFKKQIGKLITGSAQLNFGPSHIKKIKLHLPTLTKQKEIASVLDKAQELISLRKESIKKLDELSKSVFIDMFGDPVSNPKKIKLKKISEFTNVKTGKTPSRDNPIFWKEGTELWATTTEVNSRFIYDTNEKITVYAVEKNNLQKFEPDTILMAMYGQGKTRGKVALLKNKSTINQAFCAILKNDTYNTVFLFSLLENMYSHIRSLSRGGNQKNLNLNIVKDIKIIFPDLNIQNKFAKIIEKIEEQKSLYEEELNKLEENFKALLQKSFN, from the coding sequence TTGAATAAGATGGTTACTATCCCTGATGTATTATTTTTTCAAGAAGGTCCAGGTGTCAGAAAATCGCAATTTACAAATAAAGGGGTAAAGCTTTTAAATGTAGGAAATATAAATAATAACAAGATTAATTTAAGCACTACAAAAAAATACATTTCAGAAGAAGAAGCTTATCAGAAATATAGTCATTTTTTAGTTGATGATGGCGATTTACTCATAGCTTGTTCTGGTATAGTTATTAATAATTTTCATAATAAAATTTCTTTTATCACTGAAAGTGATTTACCATTATGTTTAAATACTAGTACTATGAGATTCAAGTCACTAGATGAAAATAAACTACATATAAATTTCTTTTATTACTTTTTGATGACAACTAGTTTTAAAAAACAAATAGGTAAGTTGATAACGGGTTCCGCACAGTTGAATTTTGGCCCAAGTCATATAAAAAAAATCAAGCTGCATTTACCAACACTTACAAAACAAAAAGAGATTGCTTCTGTTTTGGATAAAGCACAAGAGCTGATATCTTTGCGAAAAGAGTCAATAAAAAAACTAGATGAACTTTCAAAATCTGTTTTTATTGATATGTTTGGTGACCCAGTTTCTAATCCTAAGAAAATAAAATTGAAAAAAATTTCAGAGTTTACTAATGTAAAAACTGGAAAAACTCCATCAAGAGATAATCCTATCTTTTGGAAGGAAGGAACTGAATTATGGGCAACTACTACTGAAGTTAATTCAAGATTTATTTATGATACAAATGAAAAAATAACAGTTTATGCAGTAGAAAAAAACAATCTACAAAAATTTGAACCTGACACAATTCTTATGGCGATGTATGGACAAGGAAAAACTAGAGGAAAAGTTGCACTATTAAAAAATAAAAGTACAATAAATCAAGCATTTTGTGCCATACTTAAAAATGATACATATAATACTGTTTTTTTATTCTCATTACTTGAAAATATGTATAGTCATATAAGAAGTTTATCAAGAGGTGGAAATCAGAAAAACCTAAATTTAAATATTGTGAAAGACATAAAAATTATATTTCCTGATTTAAATATACAAAATAAATTCGCAAAAATAATAGAAAAAATAGAAGAACAAAAAAGTCTATATGAAGAAGAATTAAACAAACTAGAAGAAAATTTCAAAGCATTACTACAAAAAAGTTTTAACTAA
- a CDS encoding AraC family transcriptional regulator, translating into MIKHTCNNIEEYLEHIKKIDIKYMQLKKGVFLNELISVSNNEIIIQYVKSTLSSKIFAVVPNYYTFFFVNSFHKQQNNGIEIDKETLVIVAPNKEFERISYGEYEVMSINIPKLIIEKRLGPLLSGIYKSNNCKHMNALQSYCNENIFQGSFNPSTFDYCLENILDCIEGIISETEIKNKKNTYSLQYNEISTFMKRNLKSDLYIPEIAEKFKITDRTLRNIFRSEVGISPKEYKNAIIMNRFKTKLLKCKESNINDVCIQCGIADHSLLSKNFKEFFTVSPSEYRSLFMNQKIKINVKENNPLKKRRE; encoded by the coding sequence ATGATTAAACATACATGTAACAATATTGAAGAATATTTAGAACATATTAAAAAAATCGACATTAAGTATATGCAATTAAAAAAAGGTGTATTCTTGAACGAATTAATATCTGTTTCAAATAATGAAATAATAATACAATATGTTAAATCTACTCTTTCTTCTAAGATATTTGCAGTAGTACCAAATTACTATACTTTCTTTTTTGTTAATTCTTTTCATAAACAACAAAATAATGGAATAGAAATTGACAAAGAAACATTGGTTATAGTTGCACCAAACAAAGAGTTTGAACGAATCTCTTATGGCGAATATGAAGTGATGTCAATTAATATCCCTAAATTAATAATAGAAAAAAGACTTGGACCTTTGTTATCTGGTATATATAAGTCAAATAATTGTAAACATATGAATGCATTACAATCTTATTGTAATGAAAATATTTTTCAAGGTTCTTTTAATCCTTCTACCTTTGATTATTGTCTTGAAAATATATTAGATTGTATTGAAGGAATAATATCAGAAACAGAAATAAAAAATAAAAAAAATACTTATAGCCTGCAGTATAATGAAATATCCACATTCATGAAGAGAAATTTAAAAAGTGATTTGTATATACCTGAGATTGCAGAGAAATTCAAAATTACAGATAGAACATTACGTAATATTTTTAGAAGTGAAGTTGGTATTTCTCCAAAAGAGTATAAAAATGCAATAATTATGAATCGTTTTAAAACTAAACTTCTCAAATGTAAAGAAAGTAATATTAATGATGTTTGTATTCAGTGTGGCATAGCAGATCATAGTTTACTTTCAAAGAATTTTAAAGAGTTCTTTACTGTCTCTCCTTCTGAATACAGGAGTTTATTTATGAATCAAAAAATAAAAATAAATGTAAAAGAAAATAATCCCTTAAAAAAAAGAAGAGAATAG